DNA sequence from the Gammaproteobacteria bacterium genome:
TCGGGTTGATGAAGAGAAGCGTGGCGGTGATCTTGATTTTTATGTGGAAACACATCAGCATCCTTCAAACGCATTAAAGAGTAAATTGGCGTTTGTTAATGATTTATGGCGTTCCTTCGGCGACCAAAAAATTGATGTGATATTGAATTTATTGACAGTTTCTTTGTCGTTGCCTATCCATAGTGTTGCTAAACAAACCGGAGTGCAAATTGCAT
Encoded proteins:
- a CDS encoding nucleotidyltransferase domain-containing protein, whose amino-acid sequence is MMSFSEEKLDIIRTSFKKHFDIEDNLWVFGSRVDEEKRGGDLDFYVETHQHPSNALKSKLAFVNDLWRSFGDQKIDVILNLLTVSLSLPIHSVAKQTGVQIA